One Luteibacter sp. 9135 DNA segment encodes these proteins:
- the ndk gene encoding nucleoside-diphosphate kinase, which translates to MALERTLSIIKPDAVKKNVIGEILARFEKAGLKIVAAKMKQLTREEAEGFYAVHKERPFFGALVDFMISGPVMIQALEGEGAVLKNRDLMGATNPKDAAPGTIRADFADSIDANAVHGSDSLENAANEIKYFFNDSDVVSH; encoded by the coding sequence ATGGCGCTGGAGCGCACCCTTTCGATCATCAAGCCCGACGCCGTCAAGAAGAACGTCATCGGTGAAATCCTCGCTCGCTTCGAGAAGGCCGGTCTCAAGATCGTTGCCGCGAAGATGAAGCAGCTGACCCGCGAAGAGGCCGAAGGCTTCTACGCCGTGCACAAGGAGCGTCCGTTCTTCGGCGCCCTGGTCGATTTCATGATCTCCGGCCCGGTGATGATCCAGGCGCTGGAAGGCGAGGGCGCGGTCCTGAAGAACCGCGACCTGATGGGTGCCACCAATCCGAAGGACGCCGCGCCGGGCACGATCCGCGCCGACTTCGCCGACTCGATCGACGCCAATGCCGTCCACGGCTCGGATTCGCTCGAGAATGCCGCCAACGAAATCAAGTACTTCTTCAACGACTCGGACGTCGTTTCGCACTGA
- a CDS encoding TetR/AcrR family transcriptional regulator has protein sequence MTNAPYASRERSTKERILGAAEALFATHGFAGASLRQVTAAARVNLAAVNYHFGSKDKLIEEVFRRRLDELNSRRLAALGKVAGGEGTRLEDVLDAYIRPALDLSRNDGGGAAFVRVLARAYAEHNETLRRFLSENYGHVLRQFAGEFARLLPGLPKEDIYWRLDIVTGALTYAMADFGIIQRKTDVAERDHRESAAEHLIRFAAAGLRSPAVSPAPSPTPAAR, from the coding sequence ATGACGAACGCCCCCTACGCGTCGCGCGAGCGCAGCACCAAGGAACGTATCCTCGGTGCTGCGGAGGCCCTGTTCGCCACCCACGGCTTCGCCGGTGCGTCGCTGCGCCAGGTGACCGCCGCGGCCCGGGTCAATCTCGCCGCGGTGAATTACCACTTCGGCTCGAAGGACAAGCTGATCGAGGAAGTGTTCCGTCGCCGCCTCGACGAGCTGAACAGCCGGCGCCTGGCCGCCCTGGGCAAGGTGGCCGGTGGCGAAGGTACCCGCCTCGAGGATGTCCTCGACGCCTACATCCGCCCCGCGCTGGACCTGTCCCGCAACGATGGCGGTGGCGCCGCCTTCGTCCGCGTGCTGGCCCGGGCGTATGCCGAGCATAACGAGACCCTGCGGCGGTTCCTGTCCGAGAACTACGGCCACGTGCTTCGCCAGTTCGCCGGCGAGTTCGCCCGGCTGCTGCCGGGCCTGCCCAAGGAAGACATCTACTGGCGGCTCGATATCGTCACCGGCGCCCTCACCTACGCCATGGCCGATTTCGGGATCATCCAGCGCAAGACCGACGTGGCCGAACGCGACCACCGCGAAAGCGCCGCCGAGCACCTGATCCGCTTTGCGGCGGCCGGCCTGCGCAGCCCGGCCGTCTCGCCCGCCCCATCGCCTACCCCCGCCGCTCGCTGA
- a CDS encoding 3-hydroxyacyl-CoA dehydrogenase/enoyl-CoA hydratase family protein, with product MTATPLRIRKAAVLGAGVMGAQIAAHLTNANVETVLFDLPAKDGPKSGIALKAIANLAKLSPAPLAEKSLGAAIIPANYEDDLAQLADVDLVIEAIAERMDWKLDLYQKIAPHVSKTAVLASNTSGLSINGLAEALPEDMRHRFTGVHFFNPPRYMHLVELIPTRLTDGAVLEGLEAFLTTTLGKGVVYAKDTPNFIGNRIGVFSMLSTMHHTEQFGLGFDTVDALTGPAIGRPKSATFRTADVVGLDTLAHVVKTMGDTLPDDPWHRYFQPPAWLKGLIDKGALGQKTGAGFYRKAGKDIVVLDLQKQDYRPSEPKASEEVSAILAIRDPAEKFAKLRASSDPQAQFLWAVFRDLFHYTAFHLADVAETARDVDFAIRWGYGWKLGPFELWQAAGWQQVAGWIAEDIAAGKTMSSAPLPAWVTDGRTGVHGKAGSYSASANAEQPRSTHPVYARQAFPDPILGETFDKGTTVWENEGVRLWHAGDDIGVISFKTKMHTVNDQVLDGIQHAIGLAEQQFRGVVLWQPSEPFSAGADLKGALGLLQAGKLAQFEAMVANFQATSMRIKYSLVPVVAAVRGLALGGGCEFQMHSARTVAALESYIGLVEAGVGLLPAGGGLKEFAVRAAQANPEDPFEFLKKIFETVAMAKVSTSAIEAKAMGLLRKDDIVVFNTYEVLHVAKAQALAMAESGYRPPMPGRAIPVGGDVATATFKASLANLAEGYFASPHDIDIASRIADALAGGKIERGSLVDEAWLLALERRHFVELAQTEKTQARIAHTMTTGKPLRN from the coding sequence ATGACCGCAACACCGTTACGCATTCGCAAGGCCGCGGTACTCGGCGCCGGCGTCATGGGCGCGCAGATTGCCGCGCACCTGACGAACGCCAACGTGGAAACCGTTCTATTCGACCTGCCCGCCAAGGACGGTCCCAAGAGCGGCATCGCGCTGAAGGCCATCGCCAACCTGGCCAAGCTGTCGCCCGCGCCCCTGGCCGAAAAATCGCTGGGCGCCGCGATCATCCCGGCCAACTACGAAGACGACCTGGCCCAGCTGGCCGACGTCGACCTGGTGATCGAGGCCATCGCCGAGCGCATGGACTGGAAACTCGACCTCTACCAGAAGATCGCGCCGCACGTGTCGAAGACCGCCGTGCTGGCCAGCAATACCTCGGGCCTGTCGATCAACGGCCTGGCCGAAGCGCTGCCGGAAGACATGCGTCACCGTTTCACCGGCGTGCATTTCTTCAATCCGCCTCGTTATATGCACCTGGTGGAGCTGATCCCGACCCGTCTCACCGACGGTGCCGTGCTGGAAGGCCTCGAAGCCTTCCTCACCACCACCCTCGGCAAGGGCGTGGTCTACGCCAAGGACACACCGAACTTCATCGGCAACCGCATCGGCGTGTTCTCGATGCTCTCCACCATGCACCACACCGAGCAGTTCGGCCTGGGCTTCGACACCGTCGACGCGCTGACCGGCCCGGCCATCGGCCGCCCGAAGAGCGCCACCTTCCGCACCGCGGACGTGGTCGGCCTCGATACCCTGGCCCACGTGGTCAAGACCATGGGCGACACCCTGCCGGACGACCCGTGGCACCGCTATTTCCAGCCGCCCGCCTGGCTGAAGGGCCTGATCGACAAGGGCGCGCTCGGCCAGAAGACCGGCGCGGGCTTCTACCGCAAGGCCGGCAAGGACATCGTGGTGCTCGACCTGCAGAAGCAGGACTACCGACCGTCCGAGCCGAAGGCCTCGGAAGAAGTCTCCGCCATCCTCGCCATCCGTGACCCGGCCGAGAAGTTCGCGAAGCTGCGCGCCTCGTCCGACCCGCAGGCACAGTTCCTGTGGGCCGTCTTCCGTGACCTGTTCCACTACACAGCCTTTCACCTGGCCGACGTCGCCGAGACGGCCCGTGACGTCGATTTCGCCATCCGCTGGGGCTACGGCTGGAAGCTGGGGCCGTTCGAGCTTTGGCAGGCCGCTGGCTGGCAACAGGTCGCGGGCTGGATCGCCGAGGACATCGCCGCCGGCAAGACCATGAGCAGCGCGCCCCTGCCCGCCTGGGTCACTGACGGTCGCACCGGTGTGCATGGGAAGGCCGGGTCCTATTCGGCCAGCGCCAACGCCGAGCAGCCGCGCTCCACGCACCCGGTCTATGCCCGCCAGGCGTTCCCCGACCCCATCCTGGGCGAAACCTTCGACAAGGGCACCACGGTCTGGGAGAACGAAGGCGTGCGCCTGTGGCATGCGGGCGACGACATCGGCGTGATCTCGTTCAAGACGAAGATGCACACGGTCAACGACCAGGTGCTCGACGGCATCCAGCACGCCATCGGCCTGGCCGAGCAGCAATTCCGCGGCGTGGTGCTGTGGCAGCCGTCCGAGCCGTTCTCGGCCGGTGCGGACCTCAAGGGCGCGCTGGGCCTGCTTCAGGCCGGCAAGCTGGCCCAGTTCGAGGCCATGGTGGCGAACTTCCAGGCCACCAGCATGCGCATCAAGTATTCGCTGGTGCCGGTGGTCGCCGCCGTGCGCGGGCTGGCCCTGGGTGGCGGCTGCGAGTTCCAGATGCACTCGGCGCGCACCGTGGCGGCGCTGGAGAGCTACATCGGCCTGGTCGAGGCCGGCGTCGGCCTGCTGCCGGCCGGTGGCGGCCTGAAGGAATTCGCCGTGCGTGCCGCACAGGCCAACCCGGAGGATCCGTTCGAGTTCCTCAAGAAGATCTTCGAGACGGTGGCGATGGCCAAGGTGTCGACCAGCGCGATCGAGGCAAAGGCCATGGGCCTGCTGCGCAAGGACGATATCGTGGTCTTCAACACGTATGAAGTGCTCCACGTGGCCAAGGCGCAGGCCCTGGCCATGGCGGAATCCGGCTACCGCCCGCCGATGCCCGGTCGCGCCATCCCGGTGGGCGGCGACGTGGCCACGGCCACCTTCAAGGCGTCGCTGGCCAACCTGGCCGAAGGCTATTTCGCCTCGCCGCATGATATCGACATCGCCAGCCGCATTGCCGACGCCCTCGCCGGCGGCAAGATCGAGCGCGGCTCGCTGGTCGACGAAGCCTGGCTGCTGGCCCTGGAGCGTCGCCACTTCGTGGAACTGGCGCAGACCGAGAAGACCCAGGCCCGTATCGCGCACACGATGACGACGGGAAAGCCGCTGCGTAACTGA
- a CDS encoding acetyl-CoA C-acyltransferase, whose protein sequence is MSKQVQDAYIVAATRTPVGKAPRGVFRNTRPDDLLAHVIRAVIEQAPGIDPMLIADAVIGCAMPEAEQGMNVARIGVLLAGLPEQVPGVTINRFCSSGVQAIAMAADRIRLGEADLMLAGGTESMSMVPMMGNKIAMNPAIFENDENRAIAFGMGITAEKVAERWKVSREDQDRFALQSHERAFAAIAAGEFKDEITPFQLDDRYPDLANHSVREDRRVIDTDEGPRKDTTLEVLGKLRPVFRNGQFGGSVTAGNSSQMSDGAGALLIASEKAIKDYGLTPLARFVGFSVAGVAPDVMGIGPKEAIPKALKQTGITQDQLDWIELNEAFAAQALAVIRDLGLDPSKVNPLGGAIALGHPLGATGAIRAATLIHGLRRRKQKYGMVTMCIGTGMGAAGIFEAL, encoded by the coding sequence ATGAGCAAGCAAGTGCAAGATGCCTACATCGTCGCCGCCACCCGCACCCCAGTGGGCAAGGCGCCGCGCGGCGTGTTCCGCAACACCCGTCCCGACGACCTGCTGGCGCACGTCATCCGCGCCGTGATCGAACAGGCGCCCGGCATCGATCCGATGCTGATCGCCGATGCCGTCATCGGCTGCGCCATGCCGGAAGCCGAGCAAGGCATGAACGTGGCCCGCATCGGTGTGCTGCTGGCCGGCCTGCCGGAACAGGTGCCGGGCGTCACGATCAACCGTTTCTGTTCGTCGGGCGTGCAGGCCATCGCGATGGCTGCCGACCGCATTCGCCTGGGTGAGGCCGACCTCATGCTGGCCGGCGGCACCGAGTCGATGAGCATGGTGCCGATGATGGGCAACAAGATCGCCATGAACCCGGCCATCTTCGAGAACGACGAGAACCGCGCCATCGCCTTCGGCATGGGCATCACCGCGGAAAAGGTGGCCGAGCGCTGGAAGGTCAGCCGCGAGGACCAGGATCGCTTCGCCCTGCAGTCGCACGAGCGCGCGTTCGCGGCCATCGCCGCCGGTGAGTTCAAGGACGAGATCACGCCGTTCCAGCTCGACGACCGCTACCCGGACCTCGCCAACCACAGCGTGCGCGAGGACCGCCGCGTCATCGATACCGACGAAGGCCCGCGCAAGGACACCACGCTCGAGGTGCTGGGCAAGCTTCGTCCGGTGTTCCGCAATGGCCAGTTCGGCGGGTCGGTCACGGCCGGCAACTCCTCGCAGATGTCCGACGGTGCCGGCGCCCTGCTGATCGCCAGCGAGAAGGCGATCAAGGACTACGGCCTGACCCCGCTGGCCCGCTTCGTCGGCTTCTCGGTGGCCGGCGTGGCGCCGGATGTCATGGGTATCGGTCCGAAGGAAGCCATTCCCAAGGCGCTGAAGCAGACCGGCATCACCCAGGACCAGCTCGACTGGATCGAGCTGAACGAGGCGTTCGCGGCACAAGCCCTCGCCGTCATTCGCGACCTCGGCCTCGACCCGTCCAAGGTGAACCCGCTGGGCGGCGCCATCGCCCTCGGCCACCCGCTCGGCGCCACCGGCGCCATCCGCGCCGCCACGCTGATCCACGGCCTGCGTCGCCGCAAGCAGAAGTACGGCATGGTCACCATGTGCATCGGTACCGGCATGGGCGCCGCCGGCATCTTCGAGGCGCTGTAA
- a CDS encoding tRNA-binding protein codes for MDDEISWADFEKVMIVAGTVVRAEVFPEARRPAYKIWADFGPHGERKTSAQVAAIYRPEDLVGRQIVAVINFPEKQIGPFRSQFLLTGFHTDEGVVITTTERPVPNGTRMA; via the coding sequence ATGGACGACGAGATCAGCTGGGCCGATTTCGAGAAGGTGATGATCGTGGCGGGTACCGTCGTGCGCGCCGAGGTGTTTCCCGAGGCGAGACGGCCCGCCTACAAGATATGGGCGGACTTCGGCCCGCACGGCGAGCGCAAGACCAGCGCGCAGGTCGCGGCGATCTATCGGCCGGAAGACCTGGTCGGCAGGCAGATCGTGGCGGTCATCAATTTCCCGGAGAAGCAGATCGGCCCGTTCCGTTCACAGTTCCTTCTGACCGGCTTCCACACAGACGAGGGCGTGGTCATCACGACCACGGAGCGGCCAGTGCCGAACGGCACGCGGATGGCGTAA
- a CDS encoding 3-hydroxyanthranilate 3,4-dioxygenase — MSLLPPIDLQRWITENRALLKPPVGNKCIVDGDFIIMIVGGPNARTDYHYDEGPEFFYQLEGEMVLRVQDDGQARDIPIRAGEIFYLPPRTPHSPQRMPDSVGLVVERRRLAGERDGLMWFCERCNHKLFETYFALDSIEKDFPPVFDTFYRSIDARTCKRCGTLHPAPDRYKD, encoded by the coding sequence ATGAGCCTGCTGCCGCCGATCGACCTGCAACGCTGGATCACGGAAAACCGCGCCCTGCTCAAGCCGCCCGTCGGCAACAAGTGCATCGTCGACGGCGACTTTATCATCATGATCGTCGGCGGCCCCAACGCCCGCACCGACTATCACTACGACGAAGGCCCGGAGTTCTTCTACCAGCTGGAAGGCGAGATGGTGCTCAGGGTGCAGGACGATGGCCAGGCACGCGACATCCCCATCCGCGCCGGCGAGATCTTCTATCTTCCGCCGCGTACGCCGCATTCGCCGCAACGCATGCCGGATTCGGTCGGCCTGGTGGTGGAGCGGCGGCGCCTCGCGGGCGAACGCGACGGCCTGATGTGGTTCTGCGAGCGGTGCAACCACAAACTGTTCGAGACCTATTTCGCCCTCGACAGCATCGAGAAGGATTTTCCGCCCGTGTTCGATACCTTCTACCGCTCGATCGACGCGCGCACCTGCAAGCGATGCGGCACGCTGCATCCTGCGCCTGACAGGTACAAGGACTGA
- a CDS encoding NUDIX hydrolase, with protein MSTDRLALMSALRRYGERRPDEPDADRCVAWLERGERPFERESLEGHFTGSAWLVSRDGTRVLLMLHAKLGRWLQPGGHADGDPDLAAVALREAEEETGLRGLAVRREIFDVDAHRIPARGHEPEHWHYDVRYVVVAGADEAFAANAESLSLAWVPIADLAHDESVEPSLRRMADKWLTAGHLPATA; from the coding sequence ATGTCTACTGATCGCCTTGCCTTGATGTCCGCTCTGCGCCGATACGGTGAACGTCGGCCGGACGAGCCCGATGCCGACCGCTGCGTCGCCTGGCTGGAACGTGGTGAACGGCCGTTCGAGCGCGAAAGCCTTGAAGGTCATTTCACCGGTTCGGCCTGGCTGGTCAGCCGCGACGGCACGCGTGTGTTGCTGATGCTGCACGCCAAGCTCGGCCGGTGGCTGCAGCCGGGCGGCCACGCCGATGGCGATCCGGACCTGGCGGCGGTAGCGCTACGCGAGGCGGAAGAGGAAACCGGCCTGCGGGGGCTCGCGGTACGGCGGGAGATATTCGACGTGGATGCCCATCGGATTCCCGCGCGGGGCCACGAGCCGGAACACTGGCATTACGACGTGCGTTACGTCGTGGTGGCGGGAGCCGACGAGGCATTTGCCGCCAATGCGGAGTCGTTGTCGCTTGCGTGGGTGCCTATTGCGGATCTGGCGCACGACGAGAGCGTCGAACCGTCGCTGCGGCGCATGGCGGACAAGTGGTTGACCGCCGGGCATCTGCCTGCCACGGCCTGA
- a CDS encoding amino acid permease: protein MLKHLFATHPIEAAPHVDAGEHIDTSAHGNGELRRVLTAKHLILLGVGAVIGAGIFVITGQAAALHAGPALVISFLIAGFACALAGLCYAEFAAMLPVSGSAYSYSYATLGEYVAWFVGWNLVLEYLFAAATVAAGWSGYFNELLGMIGHMTNSNLALPAALASAPFQFVDGHIQATGTLINLPAVCIIAALSGLCYVGITQSAFVNSIIVAIKVTVILLFLAFAVQVINPANWHPFIPASEGPGTYGWGGIFRAATIVFFSYVGFDAVSTAAGEAKNPQRDMPIGILGSLALCTVLYIAVALVLTGIAPFRMLNTPEPVATALSLYPQLSWLKALVILGAITGLSSVILVMLMGLPRIFFSMAKDGLLPPTMAKVHPKFRTPYVGTVIVGVAAAAMAGLFPVSVLGELVSMGTLLAFATVCIGVLILRYTRPELKRSFRVPFVWPICIIGALACVYLFWQAFEEHWRLMCGWIVIGQVIYFGYGYAHSKLRKSLA, encoded by the coding sequence ATGTTGAAACACCTGTTCGCGACGCATCCGATCGAGGCCGCGCCGCACGTAGACGCCGGTGAGCACATCGACACCAGCGCCCACGGTAACGGCGAGCTCCGTCGGGTACTCACCGCCAAGCACCTCATTCTTCTCGGTGTCGGCGCCGTCATCGGTGCAGGTATCTTCGTGATCACCGGGCAGGCCGCCGCCCTGCATGCCGGTCCCGCGCTGGTCATCAGCTTCCTGATTGCCGGCTTCGCCTGCGCCCTGGCCGGCCTGTGCTACGCCGAGTTCGCGGCCATGCTGCCCGTGTCCGGCAGCGCCTATTCGTATTCCTACGCCACGCTGGGCGAATACGTCGCCTGGTTCGTCGGCTGGAACCTGGTTCTGGAGTACCTGTTCGCCGCCGCCACCGTTGCCGCGGGCTGGTCGGGCTACTTCAACGAGCTGCTCGGCATGATCGGGCACATGACCAACAGCAACCTCGCCCTGCCCGCCGCGCTGGCTTCGGCTCCGTTCCAGTTCGTCGACGGCCACATCCAGGCCACCGGCACGCTGATCAACCTGCCGGCGGTCTGCATCATCGCCGCGCTGTCGGGCCTGTGCTACGTCGGCATCACACAGTCGGCCTTCGTCAACTCGATCATCGTGGCGATCAAGGTCACCGTGATCCTGCTGTTCCTGGCGTTCGCCGTGCAGGTGATCAACCCCGCCAACTGGCACCCGTTCATTCCCGCCTCCGAGGGCCCGGGCACGTACGGCTGGGGCGGCATCTTCCGCGCCGCCACCATCGTGTTCTTCTCGTACGTGGGCTTCGACGCGGTATCGACCGCCGCCGGCGAAGCGAAGAACCCGCAGCGCGACATGCCCATCGGCATCCTGGGTTCGCTGGCCCTGTGCACCGTGCTCTACATCGCCGTGGCGCTGGTCCTCACCGGCATCGCCCCGTTCCGCATGCTGAACACGCCGGAGCCGGTGGCCACCGCGCTCAGCCTCTACCCGCAGCTGTCGTGGCTGAAGGCACTGGTGATCCTCGGCGCGATCACCGGCCTGTCGTCGGTCATCCTGGTGATGCTGATGGGCCTGCCGCGCATCTTCTTCTCGATGGCGAAGGACGGCCTGCTGCCGCCCACCATGGCCAAGGTGCACCCGAAGTTCCGCACACCCTATGTCGGCACCGTGATCGTCGGTGTCGCCGCGGCGGCCATGGCCGGCCTGTTCCCGGTCAGCGTGCTGGGCGAGCTGGTCTCCATGGGCACGCTGCTGGCGTTCGCCACCGTGTGCATCGGCGTGCTGATCCTGCGCTACACCCGCCCCGAACTGAAGCGCAGCTTCCGCGTGCCGTTCGTGTGGCCGATCTGCATTATCGGCGCCCTGGCCTGCGTCTACCTGTTCTGGCAGGCGTTCGAGGAACACTGGCGCCTGATGTGCGGCTGGATCGTCATCGGCCAGGTCATCTACTTCGGCTACGGCTACGCGCACAGCAAGCTGCGCAAGTCGCTGGCCTGA
- a CDS encoding amino acid permease translates to MLTQLLAKKAPQAEPDDAHGPALRRTLGPWGLTALGIGAVIGGGIFVITGVAAAEHAGPAIIISFILAAICSTFTALCYAEFASMIPVSGSAYSYAYATLGEGAAWFIGWNLILEYGVSASAVAVSWTGYFVSLLDHVGIHIPTALTNAPLDFIDGHFVFTGALFNLPAVGITLALTWLCYVGIKESTGINMAMVLLKTALIIVVIVVGASHIDTANWHPFIPQNQGGDKYGWSGILRGASMVFFAYIGFEATSTAAQESKNPQRDMPIGTLASLAICTVLYIAMAAVLTGLVPFAELGTSEPVVTAIRQHPELGWLRGIVEVGALIGLSSVVLVMIIAQPRIFMIMGRDGLMPKVFTTIHPKYRTPHINTVITGVGIALLAAVFPLNLLGDLTSMGTLVAFCAVCAGVMILRRTAPGLPRTFRVPFAPVTCVLGILSCVALLWSMGVRNWVLMGVWTVLGVVMYVAYGYRHSRLRAGSK, encoded by the coding sequence ATGCTCACCCAGCTACTCGCCAAGAAAGCTCCCCAGGCCGAACCCGACGACGCTCACGGTCCCGCGCTCAGGCGCACGCTCGGCCCCTGGGGGCTCACGGCACTGGGCATCGGTGCGGTCATCGGCGGCGGCATCTTCGTCATCACGGGCGTCGCCGCCGCGGAACACGCCGGCCCGGCCATCATCATCTCGTTCATCCTGGCCGCCATCTGCAGCACGTTCACCGCGCTGTGCTACGCCGAGTTCGCCTCGATGATCCCGGTTTCGGGCAGCGCGTATTCGTATGCGTACGCCACCCTGGGCGAAGGCGCGGCATGGTTCATAGGCTGGAACCTGATCCTGGAGTACGGCGTGTCCGCCTCGGCGGTGGCGGTCAGCTGGACCGGCTATTTCGTCAGCCTGCTCGATCACGTCGGCATCCATATCCCGACCGCGCTGACCAACGCCCCGCTGGATTTCATCGACGGCCATTTCGTCTTCACGGGCGCGTTGTTCAACCTGCCGGCGGTCGGCATCACCCTGGCGCTTACCTGGCTCTGCTATGTGGGCATCAAGGAGTCCACGGGCATCAACATGGCAATGGTGTTGCTGAAGACGGCGCTGATCATCGTCGTGATCGTGGTGGGCGCCAGCCACATCGACACGGCCAACTGGCACCCGTTCATCCCGCAGAACCAGGGCGGCGACAAGTACGGCTGGTCCGGCATTCTCCGCGGTGCCTCGATGGTCTTCTTCGCCTACATCGGCTTCGAGGCCACCTCCACCGCGGCGCAGGAATCGAAGAACCCGCAGCGCGACATGCCCATCGGCACGCTGGCCTCGCTGGCCATCTGCACCGTGCTGTATATCGCCATGGCCGCCGTGCTTACCGGCCTGGTGCCCTTCGCGGAACTGGGCACCTCCGAGCCGGTGGTCACGGCCATCCGCCAGCACCCGGAGCTGGGCTGGCTGCGCGGCATCGTGGAAGTCGGCGCGCTGATCGGTCTGTCGTCGGTGGTACTGGTGATGATCATCGCCCAGCCGCGCATCTTCATGATCATGGGTCGCGATGGCCTGATGCCGAAGGTGTTCACCACCATCCATCCGAAGTACCGCACGCCGCACATCAATACGGTGATTACCGGCGTGGGCATCGCCCTGCTGGCGGCGGTGTTTCCGCTCAACCTGCTCGGCGACCTCACCTCGATGGGCACGCTGGTCGCCTTCTGCGCGGTATGCGCGGGGGTGATGATCCTGCGCAGGACGGCCCCGGGCTTGCCACGGACGTTCCGGGTACCGTTCGCCCCCGTCACCTGCGTGCTCGGCATCCTAAGCTGCGTCGCCCTGCTCTGGTCGATGGGGGTGCGCAACTGGGTCCTGATGGGCGTGTGGACCGTGCTCGGCGTGGTGATGTACGTCGCCTACGGATATCGCCACAGCCGACTTCGAGCCGGCTCGAAGTAG
- a CDS encoding high-potential iron-sulfur protein: MSQDTENVEGRRRFLKAAMGGVAAAAVLGTLPRAAVAQDLPHLAPTDPTAAALKYTEDASKAAGRATPKDACFNCNFYQGKADAAWGPCQLFPGKAVASKGWCVSHAVMI, encoded by the coding sequence ATGTCGCAAGACACCGAGAACGTGGAGGGGCGTCGCCGCTTCCTCAAGGCCGCCATGGGCGGCGTGGCCGCCGCGGCCGTGCTGGGCACCTTGCCGCGCGCCGCAGTGGCCCAGGACCTGCCCCATCTGGCCCCGACCGACCCGACAGCCGCCGCGCTGAAGTACACCGAGGACGCCAGCAAGGCCGCCGGCCGGGCGACCCCGAAGGACGCCTGCTTCAACTGCAACTTCTACCAGGGCAAGGCCGATGCCGCCTGGGGGCCGTGCCAGTTGTTCCCCGGCAAGGCCGTGGCCAGCAAGGGCTGGTGCGTGTCCCACGCCGTCATGATCTGA
- a CDS encoding methylthioribulose 1-phosphate dehydratase — protein MPTSLSPIDPALLADRADAIADAARELASFGWTPATSSNFSMRLDDTLAAITISGRDKGRLGRDDIMVVDMQGQAVGSDNRPSAETGLHTQVYRRFPEANVVLHTHSRTQSVCSRLFATEGRVRLEGWELQKAITGYTTHESVLEIPVFPNTQHMPELEARVDAWIDAGKPLHAYLIDGHGIYTWGRDMAETRRHLEALEFLLGCELDLRRLSP, from the coding sequence ATGCCGACCAGCCTTTCCCCCATCGATCCCGCCCTGCTCGCCGATCGCGCCGACGCCATCGCGGACGCCGCACGCGAGCTGGCGTCGTTCGGCTGGACGCCCGCGACCAGCAGCAATTTCTCCATGCGCCTGGACGATACGCTGGCGGCCATCACGATCTCGGGCCGTGACAAGGGCCGGCTGGGCCGCGACGACATCATGGTGGTGGACATGCAGGGCCAGGCCGTGGGCTCGGACAACCGGCCTTCGGCCGAGACGGGCCTGCACACCCAGGTGTACCGCCGGTTTCCCGAGGCCAACGTGGTGCTGCACACCCATTCGCGCACGCAGAGCGTCTGCTCGCGGCTGTTCGCCACCGAGGGCCGCGTGCGCCTGGAAGGCTGGGAGCTGCAGAAAGCCATCACCGGCTACACCACCCACGAGAGCGTGCTCGAGATCCCCGTTTTCCCCAACACCCAGCACATGCCGGAGCTCGAAGCCCGCGTGGACGCCTGGATCGATGCCGGCAAGCCCCTGCATGCCTACCTGATCGACGGGCATGGCATCTATACGTGGGGCCGCGACATGGCCGAGACACGCCGGCACCTGGAGGCCCTGGAATTCCTGCTGGGCTGCGAACTCGACCTGAGGAGGCTTTCCCCATGA
- a CDS encoding 1,2-dihydroxy-3-keto-5-methylthiopentene dioxygenase translates to MSRLRIYDDHTHDAPVTVHDDHAAIAAALQAVGVRFEQWEASQPIAPGASQDEVIAAYHADIDRLMAENGYRSVDVISLKPDHPDRATFRQKFLNEHTHSEDEVRFFVAGAGQFTLHIDGRVYEVLCEKGDLIGVPDGTPHWFDMSESPYFVAIRLFTNTEGWVADFTGTDIAERFPRMTPHDSAKETGTA, encoded by the coding sequence ATGAGCCGTCTGCGTATCTACGACGACCACACCCACGACGCACCGGTCACCGTGCACGACGACCACGCCGCCATTGCCGCCGCCCTGCAGGCCGTCGGCGTGCGGTTCGAGCAGTGGGAGGCCAGCCAGCCGATCGCCCCCGGCGCCTCGCAGGACGAGGTCATCGCGGCCTATCATGCCGACATCGACCGCCTGATGGCGGAAAATGGCTATCGCTCGGTCGATGTGATCAGCCTCAAGCCCGACCATCCGGACCGTGCCACCTTCCGGCAGAAGTTCCTGAACGAGCACACCCATAGCGAGGACGAAGTCCGCTTCTTCGTGGCCGGCGCCGGGCAGTTCACCCTGCATATCGACGGCAGGGTCTACGAGGTGCTTTGCGAGAAGGGCGACCTGATCGGGGTGCCCGATGGCACGCCGCACTGGTTCGACATGAGCGAATCGCCCTATTTCGTGGCAATCCGCCTGTTCACCAACACCGAGGGCTGGGTCGCCGATTTCACCGGCACCGACATCGCCGAGCGTTTTCCCCGCATGACGCCCCACGACTCGGCCAAGGAAACCGGCACGGCGTAA